In Desulfomonile tiedjei DSM 6799, a genomic segment contains:
- a CDS encoding YheT family hydrolase, whose product MQTVYPSLFRRVTGVEYTRRRITTPDDDFIDIDIASVGARKAGIILHGLEGNSGRSYVLGMARVLTRNGWDAIAMNFRGCSGESNKLPRFYHSGDTDDLSTVLTNVEEIDAYEELALIGFSLGGNLILKYLGERGTNVHETVKRSAVFSVPCDLCAGARKIGSSGNRPYMSRFLRMLREKIRAKMAIMPGRINDNGYESIKDFEDFDNRYTAPLHGFKDAEDYWLQSSCKQYIPEISVPTLLVNAQDDPFLTPECYPLEEAARNENFFFEITRHGGHVGFVAFNASRQYWSELRTAAFLNGNS is encoded by the coding sequence GTGCAAACAGTATATCCTTCTCTGTTTCGTCGAGTTACCGGTGTTGAATACACCAGGAGAAGGATTACTACGCCCGATGATGATTTCATCGACATCGATATTGCTTCCGTGGGAGCTCGGAAAGCGGGAATAATACTCCACGGCCTGGAAGGGAATTCCGGCAGAAGCTACGTCCTGGGAATGGCACGGGTGCTCACCAGGAACGGCTGGGACGCCATAGCTATGAATTTCCGCGGCTGCAGCGGAGAATCCAACAAGCTTCCCCGGTTTTACCATAGTGGAGATACCGATGACCTGAGCACGGTCTTAACAAATGTGGAAGAGATCGATGCATACGAAGAGCTTGCTCTCATCGGATTCAGCCTGGGAGGCAACCTCATCCTCAAATATCTTGGGGAGCGCGGAACCAATGTTCACGAAACAGTCAAGCGATCGGCGGTCTTTTCCGTACCCTGCGATTTGTGTGCAGGAGCGAGAAAGATCGGTTCTTCGGGCAACCGGCCTTATATGAGTAGATTCCTCCGCATGTTACGAGAAAAGATTCGCGCCAAAATGGCGATCATGCCCGGTCGCATTAACGATAACGGATACGAATCCATCAAAGACTTTGAGGATTTCGACAACCGCTACACTGCACCCTTACACGGATTCAAGGATGCCGAAGATTATTGGCTCCAGTCGTCCTGCAAGCAGTACATTCCTGAAATCAGCGTCCCCACTTTGCTCGTGAATGCGCAGGACGATCCGTTTCTTACCCCGGAATGTTATCCGCTGGAAGAAGCTGCGCGCAACGAAAACTTCTTTTTCGAGATTACGCGGCATGGCGGCCACGTGGGGTTCGTAGCATTCAACGCGTCACGTCAGTATTGGTCGGAATTGCGGACCGCAGCATTCTTGAACGGCAATTCGTGA
- the hrcA gene encoding heat-inducible transcriptional repressor HrcA has protein sequence MGRLENRSEQILKAIVSEYVATGEPVGSRTLSKRREIGLSAASIRNIMSDLTDSGFITQPHVSAGRVPTDLGYRFYVDVLLRPGKLETEEEAMIETLLGNAGLDIRDVLRKSSGVLAGFSRQAGVVASPPADYTFKSIDFIKVAEDKILVVLVSTAGIIHNKIIFDEDGIKQETLERYSRMLCDMLKDLDLRQARERIENELNLERTRVDAMLAKVLRLGHSILMVGATREVFIEGQINILEDPEFAHIEKLKAVLVAFEEKSNFLKILDKTLQAKGIQILIGSEHGVGELDTCSIVAYPIRTKKSCLGSIAVVGPKRMDYQKVVPVVSATARIITKIVKRIVESDV, from the coding sequence ATGGGCCGTCTTGAAAACCGTTCGGAGCAGATCCTGAAAGCGATCGTTTCCGAATACGTTGCCACCGGAGAACCCGTAGGTTCCCGCACTCTTTCAAAGAGGCGGGAAATAGGGTTATCCGCGGCCTCTATTCGCAATATCATGAGCGACCTTACTGACTCGGGGTTTATCACTCAACCCCATGTGAGTGCGGGCCGTGTTCCAACCGATCTCGGGTACAGGTTCTACGTGGATGTCCTGCTGCGACCGGGAAAACTGGAAACCGAAGAAGAAGCCATGATCGAGACTCTGCTGGGCAATGCCGGTCTCGACATACGCGACGTCTTGAGGAAGTCTTCAGGGGTTCTGGCAGGCTTTTCGCGGCAGGCAGGCGTTGTTGCTTCTCCTCCTGCTGATTACACATTCAAATCTATTGATTTCATAAAAGTTGCCGAAGACAAAATTCTGGTGGTTCTCGTATCCACCGCGGGAATTATTCACAATAAGATTATTTTCGATGAGGACGGGATCAAGCAGGAGACTCTGGAGCGTTACAGCCGCATGTTGTGCGATATGCTGAAGGATCTGGACTTGCGGCAAGCCAGGGAGCGCATAGAGAATGAACTGAACCTGGAACGAACGAGAGTCGATGCCATGCTGGCAAAGGTTCTTCGTTTGGGACATTCCATTCTAATGGTGGGCGCAACCAGAGAGGTATTTATAGAGGGCCAGATCAACATTCTCGAAGACCCGGAATTTGCTCATATCGAAAAACTGAAAGCCGTGTTGGTCGCATTCGAGGAAAAGAGCAATTTTCTAAAAATTTTGGATAAGACCTTACAGGCAAAGGGAATTCAGATACTGATCGGTTCAGAGCACGGAGTCGGCGAGCTGGACACATGCTCTATCGTCGCTTACCCCATACGAACAAAGAAATCGTGTCTGGGAAGCATTGCCGTGGTGGGGCCGAAAAGGATGGACTACCAGAAGGTAGTTCCGGTTGTAAGCGCGACAGCGAGAATTATCACGAAAATAGTGAAACGCATTGTAGAGAGTGACGTATAG